A single Eubalaena glacialis isolate mEubGla1 chromosome 18, mEubGla1.1.hap2.+ XY, whole genome shotgun sequence DNA region contains:
- the SLC7A6OS gene encoding probable RNA polymerase II nuclear localization protein SLC7A6OS isoform X1 gives MEAGVTAVLRVKRKRSAEPAEALVLACKRRCPSAVESGAQKTPPEDLERAAENNVFQLVATVRSQEEPVQPLVRAALRPSQGSQQRIRRHLRASAREIRQNGRYRVVSSRRSSGIPSGGLGSEDAPGSPEAAEDAGFQLLDLVHEEGDPEAAAISCKTSDPDVILCNSVELIRERLTVSEDGPRVGYQEEQKDNYVYDIYYLDMATPGWIENILSVQPYSQEWELVNDDQQPEDIYEDEDDENSENNWRNEYPEEENSDGDEDSRASVKKKETTEDHRCGANTLWMCRRSLAMTAPMTWIQTDDPVTSLRFYHKPLRVL, from the exons ATGGAGGCGGGCGTGACAGCGGTCCTCCGCGTGAAGCGGAAACGCAGTGCGGAACCCGCTGAGGCACTTGTCCTCGCTTGTAAACGCCGCTGCCCCAGCGCAGTTGAGTCGGGAGCCCAAAAGACGCCTCCGGAGGATCTGGAGAGAGCAGCAGAAAATAATGTCTTCCAGTTGGTGGCCACCGTGCGCTCCCAG GAGGAGCCAGTACAGCCGCTCGTGCGAGCCGCCCTGCGCCCGTCCCAGGGCAGCCAGCAGCGTATCCGCCGTCATCTCCGTGCGTCGGCTCGGGAGATCCGGCAGAACGGCCGCTACAGGGTAGTCTCTAGCCGCCGATCCTCGGGAATTCCTTCGGGCGGCTTGGGGTCCGAGGACGCGCCGGGAAGCCCAGAAGCCGCCGAGGACGCAGGCTTCCAGCTGTTGGACCTGGTCCACGAGGAAGGAGACCCAGAGGCCGCCGCGATCTCCTGCAAA ACCTCTGACCCAGATGTGATCCTCTGCAATTCTGTAGAGTTGATCCGTGAGCGGTTGACTGTATCTGAAGATGGACCAAGAGTTGGGTACCAGGAGGAACAGAAGGACAACTATGTGTATGACATTTACTATTTGGACATGGCCACTCCAGGATGGATTGAGAACATCCTCTCTGTGCAGCCCTATAGCCAAGAGTGGGAGTTG GTGAATGATGACCAACAACCAGAGGACATttatgaagatgaagatgatgagAACAGTGAGAATAATTGGCGCAATGAGTACCCAGAGGAGGAGAACAGTGACGGAGATGAAGATTCCAGAG CCTCAGTGAAGAAGAAGGAGACAACAGAGGACCACAGATGTGGAGCAAATACCCTTTGGATGTGCAGAAGGAGTTTGGCTATGACAGCCCCCATGACCTGGATTCAGACTGATGATCCTGTGACATCCCTGAGGTTCTACCACAAGCCCCTGAGGGTTCTGTGA
- the SLC7A6OS gene encoding probable RNA polymerase II nuclear localization protein SLC7A6OS isoform X2 has translation MEAGVTAVLRVKRKRSAEPAEALVLACKRRCPSAVESGAQKTPPEDLERAAENNVFQLVATVRSQEEPVQPLVRAALRPSQGSQQRIRRHLRASAREIRQNGRYRVVSSRRSSGIPSGGLGSEDAPGSPEAAEDAGFQLLDLVHEEGDPEAAAISCKTSDPDVILCNSVELIRERLTVSEDGPRVGYQEEQKDNYVYDIYYLDMATPGWIENILSVQPYSQEWELVNDDQQPEDIYEDEDDENSENNWRNEYPEEENSDGDEDSRVSDDYNSLSEEEGDNRGPQMWSKYPLDVQKEFGYDSPHDLDSD, from the exons ATGGAGGCGGGCGTGACAGCGGTCCTCCGCGTGAAGCGGAAACGCAGTGCGGAACCCGCTGAGGCACTTGTCCTCGCTTGTAAACGCCGCTGCCCCAGCGCAGTTGAGTCGGGAGCCCAAAAGACGCCTCCGGAGGATCTGGAGAGAGCAGCAGAAAATAATGTCTTCCAGTTGGTGGCCACCGTGCGCTCCCAG GAGGAGCCAGTACAGCCGCTCGTGCGAGCCGCCCTGCGCCCGTCCCAGGGCAGCCAGCAGCGTATCCGCCGTCATCTCCGTGCGTCGGCTCGGGAGATCCGGCAGAACGGCCGCTACAGGGTAGTCTCTAGCCGCCGATCCTCGGGAATTCCTTCGGGCGGCTTGGGGTCCGAGGACGCGCCGGGAAGCCCAGAAGCCGCCGAGGACGCAGGCTTCCAGCTGTTGGACCTGGTCCACGAGGAAGGAGACCCAGAGGCCGCCGCGATCTCCTGCAAA ACCTCTGACCCAGATGTGATCCTCTGCAATTCTGTAGAGTTGATCCGTGAGCGGTTGACTGTATCTGAAGATGGACCAAGAGTTGGGTACCAGGAGGAACAGAAGGACAACTATGTGTATGACATTTACTATTTGGACATGGCCACTCCAGGATGGATTGAGAACATCCTCTCTGTGCAGCCCTATAGCCAAGAGTGGGAGTTG GTGAATGATGACCAACAACCAGAGGACATttatgaagatgaagatgatgagAACAGTGAGAATAATTGGCGCAATGAGTACCCAGAGGAGGAGAACAGTGACGGAGATGAAGATTCCAGAG TCTCTGATGATTACAACAGCCTCAGTGAAGAAGAAGGAGACAACAGAGGACCACAGATGTGGAGCAAATACCCTTTGGATGTGCAGAAGGAGTTTGGCTATGACAGCCCCCATGACCTGGATTCAGACTGA